A genomic region of Rhizobium sp. NXC24 contains the following coding sequences:
- a CDS encoding ABC transporter substrate-binding protein has protein sequence MKKLMVALMASAMALAAAQAAMAADKVTLQLKWVAQGQFGGYFVAKDKGFYKEEGLDVDIKPGGPDIAPEQVIAGGGADVIVDWMGGALVAREKGVPLINIAQPYDKSGLELICPKDGPVKTEADFKGHTLGVWFFGNEYPFFAWMHKIGLKTDGGKDGVTVLKQSFDVQPLVQKQADCISVMTYNEYWQAVDAGFKPEDLIVFNYSKLGNDLLEDGLYVNETKLKDAKFKANMVKFVRASMKGWKYAVEHPDEAAEIVMDNGGQDENHQKRMMGEVAKLIGNGKLDEKLYDRTVAALLDQKIISKKPTGAYTHEITDAALK, from the coding sequence ATGAAAAAACTGATGGTCGCATTGATGGCAAGCGCGATGGCGTTGGCCGCAGCGCAGGCGGCGATGGCTGCCGACAAGGTGACGCTCCAGTTGAAATGGGTGGCGCAGGGTCAGTTCGGCGGCTACTTCGTCGCCAAGGACAAGGGCTTCTACAAGGAGGAAGGCCTCGACGTTGACATCAAGCCGGGCGGCCCGGATATCGCGCCGGAGCAGGTGATCGCCGGCGGCGGCGCCGATGTCATCGTCGACTGGATGGGCGGCGCTCTGGTTGCCCGCGAAAAGGGCGTGCCGCTGATCAACATCGCCCAGCCCTACGACAAGTCCGGCCTTGAGCTGATCTGCCCGAAGGACGGTCCGGTGAAGACCGAAGCCGATTTCAAGGGCCATACGCTCGGCGTCTGGTTCTTCGGCAACGAATATCCCTTCTTCGCCTGGATGCACAAGATCGGCCTGAAAACCGACGGCGGCAAGGATGGCGTCACTGTCCTGAAGCAGAGCTTCGACGTTCAGCCGCTCGTCCAGAAGCAGGCCGACTGCATCTCGGTCATGACCTATAACGAATACTGGCAGGCGGTCGATGCCGGCTTCAAGCCGGAAGATCTGATCGTCTTCAACTATAGCAAGCTCGGCAACGACCTTCTGGAAGACGGCCTCTATGTCAACGAGACCAAGCTGAAGGACGCTAAGTTCAAGGCCAACATGGTCAAGTTCGTTCGTGCTTCGATGAAGGGCTGGAAATACGCCGTCGAACATCCGGATGAAGCCGCCGAAATCGTCATGGACAATGGCGGTCAGGACGAAAACCATCAGAAGCGCATGATGGGCGAAGTCGCCAAGCTGATCGGCAACGGCAAGCTCGACGAGAAACTCTACGACCGCACGGTCGCCGCCCTTCTCGACCAGAAGATCATCAGCAAGAAGCCGACCGGTGCTTATACGCATGAGATCACCGACGCCGCGCTGAAATAG
- a CDS encoding efflux RND transporter periplasmic adaptor subunit, which produces MLLVLLTAPAAFAEEPTVTTPKQNLPAIVVTQAVTRKLTDKVVATGTVKAVDEVYIQPQVDGLSIRSLNADVGDKVEANSTLATLNDDALVLQKSQMEATKAKGEATLAQLRAQLTEAHANAEEAELQRVRAVAMGAKGTVSTSSVEQANATAAANKARVASAEQAIAVAEADLKVIDSQIADTDLKLARTGVKTPVAGTVASRNARMGAIANGSGDPLFTIIRDSDLELVVDVSESDITKITLGQKALISLSGSREKLTGSVRLVAPIVDAVTRLGAVHISIDDDEKARAGMYGSAEIIIRETQGVSLPLTAVNSDENGSSARKVESGVVKFVNVQTGIQDGAYVEIVKGLKDGDEVVAKAGAYVRDGDHITPVKEAPQASN; this is translated from the coding sequence ATGTTGCTTGTTCTCCTGACGGCGCCGGCGGCCTTTGCCGAAGAGCCCACCGTCACCACGCCGAAGCAGAACCTGCCTGCAATCGTCGTTACACAGGCTGTGACGCGCAAATTGACCGACAAGGTCGTCGCAACCGGCACGGTGAAAGCCGTGGACGAGGTCTATATCCAGCCGCAGGTGGACGGCCTGTCGATCCGTTCGCTCAATGCCGATGTCGGCGACAAGGTCGAGGCGAACAGCACGCTCGCCACGCTGAACGACGATGCGCTGGTCCTGCAGAAGAGCCAGATGGAAGCAACGAAGGCCAAGGGCGAAGCAACGCTCGCCCAGCTTCGCGCGCAGCTCACCGAGGCCCATGCCAATGCCGAGGAGGCGGAATTACAGCGCGTCCGCGCGGTCGCCATGGGTGCCAAGGGCACCGTCTCGACGTCCTCGGTCGAGCAGGCGAATGCGACGGCCGCCGCCAACAAGGCGCGCGTGGCCTCCGCCGAACAGGCGATCGCAGTTGCCGAAGCCGATCTCAAGGTCATCGACAGCCAGATCGCCGATACCGATCTGAAGCTCGCCCGCACGGGCGTCAAAACCCCGGTCGCCGGCACGGTCGCCTCGCGTAACGCCCGCATGGGAGCCATCGCCAACGGCAGTGGGGACCCGCTGTTTACCATCATCCGCGACAGCGATCTGGAGCTGGTGGTCGATGTCTCCGAAAGCGACATCACCAAAATTACCCTTGGCCAGAAGGCGTTGATTTCGCTTTCCGGCAGCCGCGAAAAACTCACCGGCTCCGTCCGCCTGGTGGCGCCGATCGTCGATGCCGTTACCCGCCTCGGCGCCGTCCACATCTCCATCGATGACGACGAAAAGGCGCGCGCGGGCATGTATGGCAGCGCCGAGATCATCATCCGCGAGACACAGGGCGTCTCCCTGCCGCTGACGGCGGTCAACAGCGACGAAAATGGCTCTTCCGCCCGCAAGGTAGAGAGTGGCGTCGTCAAATTCGTCAATGTCCAGACCGGCATTCAGGATGGCGCTTACGTCGAGATCGTCAAGGGCCTGAAGGATGGTGACGAAGTCGTCGCCAAAGCCGGCGCCTATGTCCGCGACGGTGATCACATCACGCCTGTCAAAGAAGCTCCGCAAGCGTCCAACTGA
- a CDS encoding ABC transporter permease: MKNLHLSWQSTLSLLLCLAALPALPLLTTDTATPFSSGTTFVIFILIGAAAISSFMNLSATLCAAILFFAAHAAAWLLLAGISGNEGNALASFFFLLAAAWLLAWRCVSILSIIQSPSTADGYTLRLLIPVIFGVWIIVIWEAVTRGAGIPFILLPPPSAIGARIAGSMSILWTDVQQTIFRSVLIGYIIGCSSGFIVAILADRFAFLRRGLLPIGNLVSALPIIGVAPIMVMWFGFDWQSKAAVVVIMTFFPMLVNTVAGLAAAGHMERDLMRTYASNYWQTLFKLRLPAAAPFIFNALKINSTLALIGAIVAEFFGTPMSGMGFRISTENGRLNLDMVWAEIAVAAVAGSVFYGIVAVLERMTTFWHPSIRGGKT, encoded by the coding sequence ATGAAAAATCTTCATTTGTCGTGGCAAAGCACGCTCTCCCTTCTTCTTTGCCTTGCGGCACTCCCAGCTCTGCCGCTGCTTACCACCGATACCGCCACGCCCTTCAGTAGCGGGACCACTTTTGTCATTTTCATTCTCATTGGTGCCGCGGCCATTAGTTCCTTCATGAACCTGTCAGCAACGCTCTGCGCGGCGATCCTCTTCTTTGCCGCGCACGCAGCCGCCTGGCTGTTGCTGGCTGGAATATCGGGCAACGAAGGCAACGCTCTTGCATCGTTTTTCTTCCTGCTGGCCGCGGCCTGGCTGCTCGCCTGGCGTTGCGTTTCCATCCTTTCTATCATCCAGTCTCCCTCGACTGCCGACGGCTATACGTTACGGTTGCTGATTCCCGTGATCTTCGGCGTGTGGATCATCGTCATCTGGGAAGCGGTGACACGCGGGGCCGGTATTCCTTTCATCCTCCTGCCGCCGCCAAGCGCCATCGGCGCGCGGATTGCCGGCTCCATGTCGATTCTCTGGACGGATGTTCAACAGACGATCTTCCGATCGGTTCTGATCGGCTACATCATCGGTTGCTCCAGCGGCTTTATCGTCGCCATCCTTGCCGATCGCTTCGCCTTCCTGCGTCGCGGCCTGCTGCCGATCGGCAATCTGGTCTCCGCTCTGCCAATCATCGGCGTCGCGCCGATCATGGTCATGTGGTTCGGCTTCGATTGGCAGTCGAAAGCGGCCGTCGTCGTCATCATGACCTTCTTCCCGATGCTGGTGAACACGGTTGCCGGCCTCGCCGCCGCCGGTCATATGGAGCGCGATCTCATGCGCACCTATGCATCGAACTATTGGCAGACGCTGTTCAAGCTTCGCCTGCCCGCCGCGGCTCCCTTTATTTTCAATGCGCTAAAGATCAACTCGACGTTGGCCCTTATCGGTGCCATCGTGGCAGAGTTCTTTGGTACACCCATGTCGGGCATGGGCTTTCGCATCTCGACCGAAAACGGTCGGTTGAACCTCGACATGGTCTGGGCCGAGATCGCGGTTGCCGCGGTTGCGGGTTCCGTCTTCTACGGTATCGTCGCCGTTCTCGAACGGATGACGACGTTCTGGCATCCGTCTATCCGTGGTGGAAAGACGTAG